The DNA segment CCCACGACCAAACGGTTTTGCCGCCATCGAACGTACGTGCTATCGATGCGCATTCTGGTGGTCGGTGCGACGGGATTCGTCGGGACTCGGTTGGTGCACGCGCTCGTGGAGCGAGGCCACGAGGTCGTCGCCTTCTCCCGAAGCGCGAGTACCGCGTCGTTTCCGGATGGCGTCGAACCGTTCGACGGGAACCTCGACGACCCCGAAACGCTCACGGATCTGTGTACGGACGTCGATGTGGCCTACTACCTGATTCACTCGCTGACGGCGGCTGATTTCGCCGAGCGCGACCGGCGATACGCAACCCGGTTTCGTGATATGGCCACCGAGGCCGGTGTCGACCGCGTAATCTACCTCAGCGGGATTAGCGGTGATGGACGCGACCTTTCGCCACACCTCGCCTCTCGCCGGGAGGTCGAGGAGATTCTGGGGAACGGGTCGTACGATTTGACTGTTCTTCGGGCGGCCGTGATTATCGGGGCCGAAAGCGCCAGTTTTCGAATTCTCAACGACCTGACCGAACGGCTGCCGGTGATGGTGGTTCCACAGTGGGTCCGAACGCCGTGTCAACCGATCGCGATTCGGGACACCATCACCTATCTGGTCGAACTCCTGGGCGCTGAGGAAACGCGAAGTCGAACGTACGACATCGGCGGCCCAACGGTCTGGTCGTACGAATCACTGCTTCGACTGACAGCGAACCAGAAGGGCAAACGCATCTACATCATCGCGGTCCCCGTGATGACGCCGGAACTGTCCTCACACTGGCTCCGGCTGACGACCGAAGTAGAGTATGCAGTCGCTCGAGCGCTCGCCGAAAGCATGCGAAATCCGGTGACCGTTAGCGAAGCGGACGATTTACAACGCGTTATCCCGATCGAACGGACGCCCATCGAGTCGGCCGTACGGACGGCGCTCGAGGAAGTCTGAAGCCGGTTCTGATACCATCATTTTTCACAATCCGCGTCGGATTTCTCCGCTCGAACCGCCTCGAGATGTTCCCGGGCACCCGGCTCGAGTGCGTAGGTGCCATGAATGTCGGCGGGTGCTTCTCCGTGTACGACTTTCCCGAACGGGTCGCCGATGGTGGCGTACAGTCGCTCGAACGCACTGGCGGCCGGTCGGCCGATGCCGCGGGCGGTTAGCGCCCGTTTGACGGCCGCTTCCCCCGCGTGCACGGTGTCGTCTTCGATGAGCAAGAACACGAACGGGCGGCCGCCGAACTGGGCCTCGAGAAACGCCTGTATCGGTGCTGACTCCCAGGGAACGGCGACGAGGTCGTCCATTCCGTAGGTAAAGGCGTCGACCGCCGTGTGAAACACCTGTTTCCGGCCATCGTAGACGAGCACCGACGGGGGACTACTCACGACGGACAATATGTGATCGACGGGCCTGATTCTTTCGAAGCCGGGTATCAAAACCAGGCTCGAAGAAACTCGAGGGAACCGACTACGTGTTGCTCTCGCGCCATTTTAAGCCGCTCCGAATCCGACTAGGCGATCATGAGCGATGGATTCGATTACGGCGATCTCGAGGAGGGTCGTCACGTCAACTACTGGTCGTTCGACCGGACGCTCCAGCGAAATGTGCGGCGCATCTACGCCCCCGACGAATGTAGGTGGGCGGCCCCGATTCTCGAGGAGTTCGGCGACGTAATCGGCCACACAATCGCCGACAACGCCGACGTCATCGACGACCACGGCCCGGAACTCGAGACCTACGACAAAGACGGCGAGGTGGTCAACCGCGTTCGCTATCCCGCCGAACAACTCGAGAACGAGCGACTGGTCTACGAGCGGGGTATCGTCGCGGATTCCTTCGAAGCGCCACCGGGCCGGGACCGGCCGATGCCGCTCAGCCACAATCTCGTGATGCAATACCTGCTCTCGTACGCCGACGTGGGCTTTGACTGTCCCGTCGCGATGACGGCGGGGGCTGCACTCGTCCTCGAGAAGTTCGGCGACGAAGACCTCGAGGCCTACTACGAGGGGCTCACCAGCCGTGAGTACGGCGACCTCATCGAGGGAGCGATGTTTCTCACCGAAAAGCAAGGTGGGAGTGACGTCGGGGCAACCGAAACGATTGCCAGGTGGGACGACGACGCCGATTGTTATCGCCTCGAGGGCGAGAAGTGGTTCTGTTCGAACATCGACGCACAGGGCACGCTTGCACTGGCCCGAACGCCTGACGCACCCGAGGGTACGAAGGGACTCTCGATGTTTCTGGTGCCTCACGAACTCGAGGACGGGGTGAACGACCAACTGTACCGACGGCTCAAGGACAAACTCGGGACGATTGCGGTGCCGACGGGCGAGGTCGAACTGCAGGGGGCGAAGGCGTTTCTCGTCGGGGAGGAAGAAGCCGGCTTCAAGCAGATGGCCGAGATGCTCAACCTCGAGCGCCTGTCGAACGCCGCGGCTTCGTGTGGCCTCATCGGTCGGGCACTCCTCGAGAGCAAGGTCAAAGCCGCGAACCGGGAGGCGTTCGGGGACACCATCGACCGGTACCCGCTCATGCGCCGGGACCTGGTTGATATGGCGGTCGACCACGAGGCTGCGACCGCCTTCACGATGGAAGCCGCCCGGCTGTTTTCGGTTCGCGAGCGGGCCGAACGCGTTGCCCGTGGGGACATTTCGCTCGAAGACGGAGTTGATCGAAACCTTCTCGAGGTCGGGGCCGACGGGGCGACCCTCGAGAGCGGGACGGATAGGGAGACCCTCGAGGACGAGGCCGAAGACGCGTACCGGCTCATGCGATTGCTCATTCCCATCTCGAAGGCGCGAACGGGGCGGATGGCCGTCGAAACTGCCTCCTACGCGATGGAGATTCAGGGTGGCAACGGCTACGTCAACGACTTCGTCACCAACCGACTGCTTCGGGACGCACAGGTGTTACCGATCTGGGAAGGCACCGAGAACATCCTCTCGCTCGACGTCTTGCGCGCCCTCGAGCGCGAAGCTGCCCACGAGCCGTTCATCGAGGCCGTCCAGACACGTCTCGAGAGGATTTCCCATCCGCTGCTCGAGGGGCCTGCCGAAACGGTCGAAGCCGAGTTCCACGAGTTGACGGACGCGCTCGCGACGCTCGCGACCGAAGACACCGAGTACGCTCAGTTGCAGGCCAAGGAGCTAACCCACTACATCTTCGACGTGTTTACCGCTGCGGTGTTGCTCGAGGACGCCCAGCGGGCGCTCGAGGGTGACACGGGGCAACCGGATGCACGACTCGCGCTCGTCGCGCGTCGGTTTATCGACCGGCAGTTCGACCACCGGCCCGCTCGCGGGATTACGAGTGGCGACCGCTTCGCCATCGAGTATTTCGATCCGATCGTTCGCTACGCCCGAGTCGAACCATCTTCGCTCGAGTTCGAGCCCGCTTCGTCGTAGGCGTACCGCGCTCGAGTTTCAGCTCCCTTGTCGTCGGCTCACCGACGCTCGAGTCGCATTTCCATCCCGTCTTCGGGATGGGCCGTCAGCGAACCGCGGAGGTCGATGGGGCCGTCGTCGACCCGGCGGAGACGATACTGTTGTGCAACCGTGGCGGCGATGATCGGTGCCTCGAGCATCGTGAACCCCTTGCCGATGCAACTGCGGGGGCCCGCACCGAACGGGAAGTACGCGTAGGTGGGATGGGTTGGCTCGAGCCAGCGGTCCGGATCGAAGGTATCCGGGTTCTCGAAGTAGCGGGGGTCGCGGTGTGTCGCCCACTGAGAACACATGATAAGCGAGTCTGCTGGGACGTCGTAGCCGCCCATCGTGACGTCTCGGTCGGCCTGTCTGAACATCACGTACACCGGCGGATACAGTCGCATCGACTCCTGCAAGACGTTTCGCAGCGTGGTGAGCCGTCTGGCGTCGGCAGCCGTTGGCGGTGCACCCTCGAGGACGGTGTCGACTTCTTCGTGAACGCGCTGTTCGATAGCGCGGTGTGCTGAAAGGAGGGCAAAGGTGTAGGTGAGTACGAGCGCCGTCGTGTCGTGTCCAGCGAGCAACATCGTCATGAGTTCGTCTCGGATTCCCTGTTGATCGATCTTGGCCTCGGCCTTCGCTTCCAGGAGCAACGCGAGCAGGTCATCGTCCTCGTCGTCGATTCCTGTTCGTTTCCGCATCTCGACGAGGTCGTCGACGACCCCCTCGAGTTTCTCGACGGAACGTTCGAACGTCCGGTTTTCCGGTGTCGGCACCCACTCCGGCATCACGGCACGAACCGGGTCCGGTTCGAAACGGCGACCGACTGGCTCGAGCAGGTGGGCGGTCTTCTTTGCCGTCGCCACCGGCAGGTCGACGCCGAACATCGCTTCGACGATAATCTCGAGGGTGGTTCGGGTCATTTCCCACTCGATGTTTCGCGTGGCCCCGTCGCTCCAGCGGTCGACCATCGCCTGTGCTCGCTGTGCCATCATGGGTGCCATACTGGCGATTCTTCCAGGTGCAAACGCTGGCGTCGCTAGCTCTCGTCGGTCGCGCCAGTGGTCGCCCTCGCTGGTAAGGAGTCCCTCGCCGAGCAGTTGTCCGAGTGCGTCAGCCTGGAAGTCGGGTTTCGAGAAGTGAGCCGCGTCGCTGACGAGTACTTGCTCGATCAACGCCGGTGTCGTGACGAAATAGGTCCGGTTCGGACCGAGGTCGAAGGCCGCAATCTCGCCGTAGGCTTCACGAACCTCACGCACGAACGCGAACGGATCGCGAGCATAGCGGGGGAGGACACCGACCATCGGCGGGCCGTCCGGTCCGGGAACGACGTAGTTTCCCATACGTGTTGTTCGACACCAAGGCAAAAGACGTTGGCCC comes from the Natronosalvus amylolyticus genome and includes:
- a CDS encoding NAD(P)H-binding protein, producing MRILVVGATGFVGTRLVHALVERGHEVVAFSRSASTASFPDGVEPFDGNLDDPETLTDLCTDVDVAYYLIHSLTAADFAERDRRYATRFRDMATEAGVDRVIYLSGISGDGRDLSPHLASRREVEEILGNGSYDLTVLRAAVIIGAESASFRILNDLTERLPVMVVPQWVRTPCQPIAIRDTITYLVELLGAEETRSRTYDIGGPTVWSYESLLRLTANQKGKRIYIIAVPVMTPELSSHWLRLTTEVEYAVARALAESMRNPVTVSEADDLQRVIPIERTPIESAVRTALEEV
- a CDS encoding acyl-CoA dehydrogenase family protein, whose product is MSDGFDYGDLEEGRHVNYWSFDRTLQRNVRRIYAPDECRWAAPILEEFGDVIGHTIADNADVIDDHGPELETYDKDGEVVNRVRYPAEQLENERLVYERGIVADSFEAPPGRDRPMPLSHNLVMQYLLSYADVGFDCPVAMTAGAALVLEKFGDEDLEAYYEGLTSREYGDLIEGAMFLTEKQGGSDVGATETIARWDDDADCYRLEGEKWFCSNIDAQGTLALARTPDAPEGTKGLSMFLVPHELEDGVNDQLYRRLKDKLGTIAVPTGEVELQGAKAFLVGEEEAGFKQMAEMLNLERLSNAAASCGLIGRALLESKVKAANREAFGDTIDRYPLMRRDLVDMAVDHEAATAFTMEAARLFSVRERAERVARGDISLEDGVDRNLLEVGADGATLESGTDRETLEDEAEDAYRLMRLLIPISKARTGRMAVETASYAMEIQGGNGYVNDFVTNRLLRDAQVLPIWEGTENILSLDVLRALEREAAHEPFIEAVQTRLERISHPLLEGPAETVEAEFHELTDALATLATEDTEYAQLQAKELTHYIFDVFTAAVLLEDAQRALEGDTGQPDARLALVARRFIDRQFDHRPARGITSGDRFAIEYFDPIVRYARVEPSSLEFEPASS
- a CDS encoding cytochrome P450; its protein translation is MGNYVVPGPDGPPMVGVLPRYARDPFAFVREVREAYGEIAAFDLGPNRTYFVTTPALIEQVLVSDAAHFSKPDFQADALGQLLGEGLLTSEGDHWRDRRELATPAFAPGRIASMAPMMAQRAQAMVDRWSDGATRNIEWEMTRTTLEIIVEAMFGVDLPVATAKKTAHLLEPVGRRFEPDPVRAVMPEWVPTPENRTFERSVEKLEGVVDDLVEMRKRTGIDDEDDDLLALLLEAKAEAKIDQQGIRDELMTMLLAGHDTTALVLTYTFALLSAHRAIEQRVHEEVDTVLEGAPPTAADARRLTTLRNVLQESMRLYPPVYVMFRQADRDVTMGGYDVPADSLIMCSQWATHRDPRYFENPDTFDPDRWLEPTHPTYAYFPFGAGPRSCIGKGFTMLEAPIIAATVAQQYRLRRVDDGPIDLRGSLTAHPEDGMEMRLERR